One region of Ardenticatena maritima genomic DNA includes:
- the atpC gene encoding ATP synthase F1 subunit epsilon — MAAQMSLDIVTIERKVYSADDVEMVLLPGVEGDMGVLPRHTPTLTALRPGELIIRRAGGIEEPFAIGGGFAEVLPDKVIVLADTAEHVDEIDIERAEAARRRAEELLRNPPEEGPSLADIRLALMRHQVRLKVVRRRRQQRGVPTTYEE; from the coding sequence ATGGCTGCTCAAATGAGCCTGGACATTGTAACCATCGAGCGCAAAGTCTACTCGGCGGACGACGTCGAAATGGTGTTGTTGCCGGGTGTGGAAGGCGATATGGGCGTTTTGCCGCGCCATACGCCAACCCTGACGGCTTTGCGCCCGGGGGAATTGATTATTCGGCGTGCCGGTGGCATTGAGGAACCCTTTGCGATTGGCGGCGGGTTTGCCGAGGTGTTGCCCGATAAGGTGATTGTGTTGGCTGACACCGCGGAGCACGTTGACGAAATTGATATCGAACGTGCGGAAGCCGCCCGCCGACGGGCTGAGGAATTGTTGCGCAACCCGCCCGAGGAAGGACCCAGCCTGGCGGACATCCGCCTGGCGCTGATGCGCCACCAGGTGCGCTTGAAAGTGGTGCGCCGCCGACGCCAGCAGCGTGGCGTACCCACAACCTACGAAGAGTAA
- the mreB gene encoding rod shape-determining protein, with protein sequence MFARQIGIDLGTVSVLVYVKGRGVVLQEPSVVAIRIKDQHIVEIGERARQMLGRTPETIEVVRPLKGGVIADYTVTRKMLEYFIGKVSGRFVKPQVVVSIPVGVTSVESRAVRDAALKAGASEAHLIYEPVAAALGAGLPIDTPTGNMVLDIGGGTSEAAVISVKGIVVSSSVRVGGVKIDEAIVNYIRRKYNLIIGDQTAEQLKIQIGSALPLDEPLTMEIRGRDQVAGLPKTLEISSDEITEAISEPLEEIVRVVKNVLEKTPPELISDIIDRGIVLTGGGALLRNLDRLLTQRTGVPCYVAENAMACVAIGAGRALERPDILQYQPEL encoded by the coding sequence ATGTTTGCACGGCAAATAGGGATTGACCTGGGAACTGTTTCGGTGTTGGTCTATGTGAAGGGGCGCGGTGTTGTGCTCCAAGAGCCAAGTGTGGTGGCAATCCGTATCAAAGACCAGCATATTGTGGAAATTGGTGAGCGCGCCCGCCAAATGTTGGGGCGAACACCGGAGACCATCGAGGTTGTGCGTCCGCTCAAGGGCGGCGTGATCGCGGATTACACCGTCACCCGCAAGATGCTCGAATACTTCATCGGCAAGGTTTCGGGGCGTTTTGTCAAGCCGCAGGTGGTGGTGAGCATTCCCGTTGGCGTGACGAGTGTGGAGAGCCGCGCGGTGCGTGATGCGGCCTTGAAAGCGGGCGCGAGCGAAGCCCATCTGATTTACGAGCCTGTGGCGGCGGCGCTTGGCGCGGGCTTGCCCATTGATACCCCAACCGGCAACATGGTGCTTGATATTGGCGGTGGGACGAGTGAAGCCGCCGTGATTTCCGTCAAAGGGATTGTGGTGAGTAGCAGTGTGCGTGTTGGCGGTGTGAAAATTGATGAAGCGATTGTCAACTACATTCGCCGCAAATACAACCTCATCATCGGCGACCAAACGGCGGAGCAACTCAAAATTCAGATTGGGAGTGCGTTGCCGCTGGATGAGCCGTTGACGATGGAGATTCGCGGGCGCGACCAGGTTGCCGGTTTGCCCAAGACGCTGGAAATTTCATCGGATGAGATTACCGAAGCCATTTCCGAACCGCTGGAAGAGATTGTGCGTGTGGTGAAGAATGTGCTGGAAAAGACGCCGCCCGAGTTGATTAGCGATATCATTGATCGCGGTATCGTGTTGACGGGCGGCGGGGCGTTGTTGCGCAACCTCGACCGGTTGCTGACTCAGCGCACGGGTGTACCCTGCTATGTAGCTGAAAATGCGATGGCGTGTGTGGCGATTGGGGCGGGGCGTGCGCTGGAGCGTCCCGATATTTTGCAGTATCAGCCGGAATTGTAA
- the atpA gene encoding F0F1 ATP synthase subunit alpha: MTLKVEEITQFLKQQIESFEAPIEDVNVGEVLQVGDGIARASGLSAVMAQELVEFPPTENHAEPIYGVAFNLEEDSVGIIILGDYLKIEEGDQVRTTGRIISVPVGQALLGRVVDALGRPIDGKGPINTDKFRPVERIAPNVVVRQSVNAPVQTGIKAIDSMIPIGRGQRELIIGDRQTGKTAIAIDTIINQKGKDLVCIYVAIGQKRSAIAQLVATLEKYGAMEYTIVVVASASDPAAMQYIAPYAGTAMGEEVMENGVEINGRRVNEALIVYDDLSKHAWAYRQVSLLMRRPPGREAYPGDVFYLHSRLLERSAKLAKEYGGGSLTALPIIETLLGDVSAYVPTNVISITDGQIYLESDLFYAGIRPAINAGISVSRVGSAAQTKAMKKVAGKLRLEMAQFRELAAFAQFGSDLDEATRQQIERGRRLQEILKQPQYQPVPLYRQVAIIYAGTNGYVDDVPVDKVAEWEQQFYRFLDANYPDFQRIIDETNDLTAEAEEMLKRAIEEFKKTAPVA; encoded by the coding sequence ATGACCTTGAAAGTCGAAGAAATTACGCAGTTTCTCAAGCAGCAGATTGAGTCCTTCGAGGCGCCAATCGAAGACGTCAACGTCGGTGAGGTGTTGCAGGTGGGTGACGGGATCGCCCGCGCCAGCGGTTTGTCCGCAGTGATGGCGCAGGAATTGGTGGAATTCCCGCCCACCGAAAACCACGCTGAGCCGATTTACGGTGTGGCGTTCAACCTCGAAGAGGACTCGGTCGGTATCATCATCCTTGGTGATTACCTGAAGATTGAAGAAGGCGACCAGGTTCGCACGACGGGGCGCATTATTTCTGTGCCTGTGGGGCAAGCCTTGCTTGGGCGTGTGGTGGACGCCTTGGGGCGCCCCATTGACGGGAAGGGGCCCATCAACACCGATAAGTTCCGCCCCGTGGAACGTATTGCGCCCAACGTGGTGGTGCGCCAGTCGGTGAACGCGCCGGTGCAGACCGGTATCAAGGCCATTGACTCGATGATTCCCATCGGGCGTGGTCAGCGTGAGTTGATCATTGGCGACCGCCAGACGGGGAAGACGGCGATTGCCATTGACACGATTATCAACCAGAAAGGCAAAGACCTCGTCTGTATCTACGTGGCGATTGGTCAGAAGCGGTCGGCTATCGCCCAGTTGGTGGCGACGCTTGAAAAGTACGGGGCGATGGAATACACGATCGTCGTGGTGGCGTCGGCTTCCGACCCGGCGGCGATGCAGTACATCGCACCCTACGCCGGTACCGCCATGGGCGAAGAAGTGATGGAAAACGGCGTCGAAATCAACGGCCGCCGCGTCAACGAAGCGCTCATCGTCTATGACGACTTGAGCAAGCACGCGTGGGCGTACCGCCAGGTTTCGTTGCTGATGCGCCGCCCGCCGGGCCGCGAAGCGTACCCTGGCGACGTGTTCTACCTGCACAGCCGCCTGCTGGAACGCTCGGCGAAACTCGCCAAAGAGTACGGTGGCGGCTCGCTGACCGCGTTGCCCATCATCGAAACGCTGTTGGGTGACGTGTCGGCATACGTGCCCACGAACGTGATTTCGATTACCGACGGGCAGATTTACCTGGAAAGCGACCTCTTCTACGCCGGTATTCGTCCCGCCATCAACGCCGGTATCTCCGTGAGCCGTGTGGGGTCGGCGGCGCAGACGAAGGCGATGAAGAAGGTCGCCGGGAAGTTGCGCCTGGAAATGGCGCAGTTCCGCGAGTTGGCGGCGTTCGCCCAGTTCGGTTCCGACCTGGACGAAGCCACACGCCAGCAAATTGAGCGTGGCCGCCGCTTGCAGGAAATTCTGAAACAGCCGCAATACCAGCCGGTGCCGCTCTACCGCCAGGTGGCGATCATCTATGCCGGTACGAACGGCTATGTGGACGACGTGCCGGTGGACAAAGTGGCGGAGTGGGAACAGCAGTTCTACCGCTTCCTCGACGCCAACTATCCGGACTTCCAGCGGATTATTGACGAAACCAACGACCTGACCGCGGAAGCCGAAGAAATGCTCAAACGCGCCATCGAAGAATTCAAGAAGACGGCGCCGGTTGCCTGA
- the atpG gene encoding ATP synthase F1 subunit gamma, with translation MSTLREIKRRIRSVKNIGQVTRAMEAVSASKMRRAQDRVLASRPYAEKSREVLGYLAAQPAGGEAQHPLMVQRPVKKIGLILITPDRGLAGALISNILRAANRFIQEAEAPVELITVGRKGRDFMRKYGPPIYADFPAPPDTPPVTAITPIARVAIDAFLDGTFDQVFICYADFVNTMRQVPVVRQLLPIEPVPEAKLPADFLIEPSPMAVLSELLPSQVSLLVYQAVLESQASEHSARMVAMRNATENAEALVDDLTLTYNKARQASITAEILDIAGGAEALRQAQEAEA, from the coding sequence GTGTCAACGTTACGTGAAATCAAGCGACGAATTCGGAGTGTCAAGAACATCGGTCAGGTGACGCGCGCGATGGAAGCCGTCTCGGCTTCCAAAATGCGCCGCGCCCAAGACCGTGTGCTGGCCTCCCGCCCCTATGCGGAAAAGTCGCGCGAAGTGTTGGGGTATCTGGCAGCCCAGCCCGCCGGTGGCGAGGCGCAACACCCCTTGATGGTGCAGCGCCCCGTCAAGAAAATCGGGTTGATTCTCATCACACCCGATCGCGGGCTTGCCGGCGCCTTGATTTCCAACATCTTGCGTGCGGCGAACCGCTTCATTCAAGAAGCCGAAGCACCCGTTGAGTTGATTACGGTGGGGCGCAAAGGTCGCGACTTTATGCGCAAGTATGGGCCGCCGATTTACGCTGATTTTCCGGCGCCGCCTGATACGCCGCCGGTCACGGCTATTACGCCAATTGCGCGTGTCGCAATCGATGCGTTTCTGGATGGGACGTTCGATCAGGTCTTCATCTGCTACGCCGACTTTGTCAACACGATGCGGCAGGTGCCTGTGGTGCGGCAGTTGTTGCCGATTGAGCCGGTTCCTGAGGCGAAACTGCCTGCTGATTTCCTGATTGAACCGTCGCCGATGGCTGTGTTGAGCGAGTTGCTGCCGTCGCAAGTCTCGTTGCTGGTCTATCAGGCGGTGTTGGAATCGCAGGCCTCGGAACACTCGGCGCGTATGGTGGCCATGCGCAACGCGACGGAAAACGCCGAAGCCCTGGTGGATGATTTGACGCTGACCTACAACAAAGCCCGCCAGGCTTCGATTACCGCTGAAATTCTCGATATTGCCGGTGGTGCTGAGGCGCTTCGCCAGGCACAGGAGGCCGAAGCCTGA
- the lysW gene encoding lysine biosynthesis protein LysW, with translation MTTTVRTAECPECAAVVPLAEEVFLHEIVVCPECGVELEVVGLEPPTLDLAPEVEEDWGE, from the coding sequence ATGACCACAACTGTTCGCACAGCCGAATGCCCTGAATGCGCCGCTGTTGTCCCGCTGGCGGAAGAAGTGTTCCTGCACGAAATCGTCGTATGCCCTGAATGCGGTGTGGAATTGGAAGTGGTCGGACTGGAGCCCCCCACGCTCGACCTCGCGCCGGAAGTGGAAGAGGACTGGGGCGAATAA
- the atpH gene encoding ATP synthase F1 subunit delta: MSAQKTAKIYAQAILQTALEDWLTGIQKVRRLLEENPELLTELEDAGKPPAEREKRLSAVLPKDLKPEVANFVRLLVRNNDLNLLDAIVATLDDILEQTGAHVRTAEITTAVELSPEEKAKLEEKLTAQYGEGLVFEYKVDPAVLGGVRVRIGDHLIDATVAGRLNALRERLVG, encoded by the coding sequence GTGAGCGCACAAAAAACAGCCAAAATCTACGCGCAGGCCATTTTGCAAACCGCGCTCGAAGATTGGCTGACCGGTATCCAGAAGGTGCGGCGCCTGCTGGAAGAAAACCCGGAGTTGCTCACCGAACTCGAAGACGCTGGTAAGCCGCCCGCCGAACGTGAAAAGCGCCTTTCGGCGGTTCTGCCCAAGGATTTGAAGCCGGAAGTGGCGAATTTTGTGCGCCTGTTGGTGCGCAATAACGACCTGAATTTGCTTGATGCCATTGTCGCCACGCTGGATGACATCCTGGAGCAGACGGGGGCGCATGTGCGCACAGCCGAAATTACGACGGCTGTCGAACTCTCTCCCGAAGAAAAGGCGAAACTGGAAGAGAAACTCACCGCACAGTATGGTGAGGGGCTTGTCTTTGAGTACAAGGTGGATCCCGCGGTTTTGGGCGGTGTCCGCGTCCGTATCGGTGACCATCTCATCGATGCAACGGTGGCCGGGCGCCTCAACGCACTGCGTGAACGGTTAGTTGGATAA
- the atpD gene encoding F0F1 ATP synthase subunit beta, with translation MAEQSVGKVVQVVGPVVDVQFPPDGLPELYNAIEVDMENGEKLVVEVQQHLGGDRVRCVAMGATDGLRRGARAVNTGAPIKVPVGKATLGRIFNVLGEAIDNLGPVNAEEYWPIHRPAPSFEEQSTSTEVLETGIKVIDLIAPFTKGGKTGIFGGAGVGKTVIITELIDTIGKVHSGYSVFIGVGERSREGNDLWHELKDSGVLDQVALVFGQMNEPPGVRLRVALTGLTMAEYFRDEGRDILVFIDNIFRFVMSGSEVSALLGRMPSAVGYQPTLGTEMGELQERITSTKKGSITSLQAVYVPADDYSDPAPVVTFAHLDATISLERSLAAQGLYPAVDPLASTSRILDPVIVGEEHYQVAREVQRTLQRYKDLSDVIAILGVEELSDEDRLTVARARKIQRFLTQPFKVAETFTGIPGVYVPLHETVRGFKEILEGKHDHLPEQAFYMVGTIDEAVEKARKMGAI, from the coding sequence ATGGCCGAACAATCCGTGGGCAAGGTCGTTCAGGTCGTCGGTCCGGTGGTGGACGTGCAGTTTCCGCCGGATGGGCTGCCTGAACTCTACAACGCAATTGAAGTTGATATGGAAAATGGTGAAAAACTCGTCGTCGAGGTGCAGCAGCACCTGGGCGGCGACCGCGTGCGCTGTGTCGCCATGGGCGCGACCGACGGGTTGCGCCGTGGTGCGCGCGCTGTGAACACGGGTGCGCCCATCAAAGTGCCCGTCGGGAAAGCGACGCTGGGGCGCATTTTCAACGTCTTGGGTGAAGCGATTGACAACCTCGGTCCCGTCAACGCTGAGGAATACTGGCCCATTCACCGCCCTGCGCCTTCGTTCGAGGAACAATCGACCTCGACCGAAGTGCTCGAAACCGGTATCAAGGTGATTGACCTGATTGCGCCCTTCACCAAGGGTGGGAAGACCGGTATTTTCGGTGGCGCCGGCGTCGGGAAGACCGTGATTATCACCGAGTTGATTGACACCATCGGGAAAGTGCACTCGGGGTACTCGGTCTTCATCGGCGTGGGTGAGCGCAGCCGCGAGGGGAACGACCTCTGGCACGAGTTGAAAGACTCGGGCGTGCTCGACCAGGTGGCGCTCGTCTTCGGGCAGATGAACGAGCCGCCGGGGGTGCGCCTGCGTGTGGCGCTGACCGGCTTGACGATGGCCGAATACTTCCGCGATGAAGGCCGCGACATTCTGGTCTTCATTGACAACATCTTCCGCTTCGTGATGAGCGGTTCGGAAGTGTCGGCGTTGCTTGGGCGTATGCCCAGCGCTGTGGGGTATCAGCCCACGTTGGGCACGGAAATGGGCGAATTGCAGGAACGCATTACGTCCACCAAGAAAGGCTCGATTACCTCGTTGCAGGCTGTGTACGTGCCCGCCGACGACTACTCGGACCCCGCGCCGGTGGTGACGTTCGCCCACCTGGACGCGACTATCTCGCTGGAACGCTCGTTGGCGGCGCAAGGTCTTTACCCCGCCGTGGACCCGCTGGCGTCCACCAGCCGCATTCTCGACCCGGTGATTGTGGGCGAGGAACACTACCAGGTGGCGCGCGAAGTCCAGCGCACGTTGCAGCGCTACAAGGACTTGTCGGACGTGATCGCCATTCTGGGTGTGGAAGAATTGAGCGATGAAGACCGCCTGACGGTGGCGCGTGCGCGCAAGATTCAGCGCTTCCTCACGCAGCCCTTCAAGGTGGCGGAAACGTTCACCGGTATTCCGGGGGTGTACGTGCCGCTGCATGAAACGGTGCGTGGCTTCAAGGAAATTCTGGAAGGCAAGCACGACCACCTGCCGGAACAGGCCTTCTACATGGTCGGTACGATTGATGAGGCGGTCGAAAAGGCGCGCAAGATGGGCGCCATCTAA
- a CDS encoding RsmB/NOP family class I SAM-dependent RNA methyltransferase, producing MAEPILPTEFVERMRRLLGEEATDFFEALQAPPMVGVRLNTLKCGAEVLSALAIQAEPLAWAPEGYVVRAGDVALGRHAYHAAGCYYLQDPSAMMPVALLNPQPGEAVLDIAAAPGGKATFIATRMQGRGLLVANEVVRGRVAALVENMERFGVANALVTNEAPARLAEVWAERFDAVLVDAPCSGEGMFRKNPEAATHWSATHVLGCAVRQQHLLDDAARLVRPGGRLVYATCTFAPEENEAVIARFLRTHPDFELVEPPAWPGSAPGRPDWVAPEEAAGLPLERCVRLWPHRAPGEGHFAALLRRRGEEAPWAWREPRSRLSGQVRRHVEAFWRETMRTELPETGWAAFGDAWHLLPVDAREWRGVTVVRAGLRVGVARRGRFEPAHALALHLAPQAVRRVANLNAEEAQAYLRGETINRSGEPGWTLVAVDGYALGWGKQVGRLLKNHYPKGLRW from the coding sequence ATGGCTGAGCCAATCTTGCCGACTGAGTTTGTCGAACGCATGCGGCGTTTGTTGGGAGAGGAAGCGACGGACTTTTTCGAGGCGTTGCAGGCGCCGCCGATGGTGGGCGTGCGCCTGAACACACTCAAATGTGGGGCGGAGGTTCTGTCGGCGCTCGCCATTCAGGCGGAACCGCTGGCGTGGGCGCCGGAGGGCTACGTCGTGCGTGCCGGCGACGTGGCGCTTGGGCGGCACGCCTACCATGCCGCTGGCTGCTACTACCTGCAAGACCCCAGCGCGATGATGCCGGTGGCGCTGCTGAACCCCCAACCCGGCGAAGCGGTGCTCGATATTGCAGCGGCGCCGGGCGGCAAGGCGACGTTTATCGCGACACGCATGCAAGGGCGGGGGCTGTTGGTGGCGAATGAAGTTGTGCGTGGGCGTGTGGCGGCGTTGGTGGAAAACATGGAGCGCTTTGGCGTGGCCAACGCCTTGGTGACGAATGAAGCCCCCGCGCGGTTGGCTGAGGTGTGGGCGGAGCGTTTCGATGCCGTACTGGTTGATGCGCCTTGCTCCGGTGAGGGCATGTTCCGCAAAAATCCGGAAGCAGCGACGCATTGGAGCGCAACGCACGTGTTGGGGTGCGCCGTGCGGCAACAGCACCTGCTGGATGACGCGGCGCGGCTGGTGCGTCCGGGGGGGCGGTTAGTGTACGCCACCTGCACTTTTGCCCCCGAAGAAAACGAAGCCGTGATTGCCCGCTTTCTCCGCACACACCCCGACTTTGAATTGGTTGAACCGCCGGCGTGGCCGGGGAGCGCTCCCGGTCGCCCCGATTGGGTTGCGCCCGAAGAGGCGGCGGGGCTTCCTTTAGAGCGGTGCGTCCGTTTGTGGCCCCACCGTGCGCCGGGTGAGGGGCATTTTGCGGCATTGTTGCGTCGTCGGGGAGAAGAAGCGCCGTGGGCGTGGCGTGAACCGCGTTCGCGCTTGTCGGGACAGGTGCGCCGCCATGTAGAGGCGTTCTGGCGTGAGACCATGCGCACCGAACTGCCCGAAACAGGGTGGGCGGCATTTGGCGATGCGTGGCACCTGCTTCCGGTTGATGCGCGTGAATGGCGTGGCGTCACCGTGGTGCGTGCCGGTTTGCGTGTTGGGGTGGCGCGTCGAGGGCGTTTCGAGCCGGCGCATGCGTTGGCGTTGCACCTTGCGCCGCAGGCGGTGCGGCGGGTTGCCAACTTGAACGCCGAAGAAGCGCAGGCGTACTTGCGTGGCGAAACCATCAACCGTTCTGGCGAACCCGGTTGGACGCTCGTTGCCGTTGACGGCTATGCGTTGGGATGGGGCAAGCAGGTGGGGCGTCTGCTCAAAAACCACTACCCCAAAGGGTTGCGCTGGTAG
- the atpB gene encoding F0F1 ATP synthase subunit A has product MKRLLNPKVLVAVVLVLGAMVISKMYFPVPLPGIQLPAEGVPILGFRVPNTLIHTILADITLILFAVLATRNMKDIPDGLQNFAEWVIEGFYSITEDIAGDRARQWFPIIMTIFLLVIVANWWELVPGVDSVGVVEAPHGNKGYVLEKLGPFYVVTNEEVIVEHHGEEAHGEEGHGEEAKGEEHHELPTTEDGRPYGVLVPFLRASATDLNFTLALAVISMVLVQYYGVQALGMSYFSKFLNFKGGIMGFLVGLIETVSEFAKIISFAFRLFGNIFAGQVLLFIMAFLVPWLLPVPFFGLELFVGFIQAFVFAMLTLVFFASAVEAHDEHH; this is encoded by the coding sequence GTGAAAAGGTTACTGAATCCGAAGGTGCTGGTTGCCGTAGTGCTCGTTCTGGGCGCTATGGTGATTAGCAAAATGTACTTCCCCGTTCCGCTTCCGGGTATTCAGTTGCCCGCCGAAGGGGTGCCAATCCTCGGTTTCCGCGTCCCCAACACACTCATTCACACGATTTTGGCTGACATTACGCTCATTTTGTTTGCCGTGTTGGCGACGCGCAACATGAAGGATATCCCCGACGGTCTGCAAAACTTTGCCGAATGGGTGATTGAAGGGTTTTATAGCATTACGGAAGACATTGCCGGCGACCGTGCTCGCCAGTGGTTCCCCATCATCATGACGATTTTCCTCTTGGTGATTGTGGCGAACTGGTGGGAATTGGTGCCCGGCGTGGATAGCGTGGGTGTGGTTGAAGCCCCGCATGGCAACAAAGGGTATGTTCTGGAAAAACTCGGGCCTTTCTACGTCGTGACGAACGAAGAAGTTATTGTGGAACATCACGGCGAAGAGGCGCATGGCGAAGAAGGCCATGGTGAAGAGGCAAAGGGTGAAGAGCACCATGAATTGCCGACCACCGAAGATGGTCGCCCGTATGGTGTGCTGGTGCCCTTCTTGCGCGCTTCGGCTACGGACCTGAACTTCACTCTTGCGCTGGCTGTCATCTCAATGGTGCTGGTGCAGTACTACGGTGTTCAGGCGTTGGGTATGAGCTACTTCTCGAAATTCCTGAACTTCAAAGGCGGTATCATGGGCTTCCTGGTGGGGCTTATTGAAACCGTCTCAGAGTTCGCCAAGATCATCTCCTTCGCCTTCCGTCTTTTCGGGAACATCTTTGCCGGGCAGGTGCTGCTCTTCATCATGGCGTTCCTGGTCCCGTGGCTCTTGCCGGTGCCTTTCTTCGGGTTGGAGCTCTTCGTTGGGTTCATTCAGGCGTTTGTGTTCGCCATGCTGACGCTGGTTTTCTTCGCGTCGGCGGTGGAAGCGCACGACGAACATCACTAA
- the atpF gene encoding F0F1 ATP synthase subunit B, translating into MEALGLNLNFWIAQVVNFVVILVLLRMFLYRPILNMLDQRREKIRESLQAAEKARAEVVASQKAYEEELAKARREAQEIIERAREAAERQRAEILAEARQEAEQLKKRAQEEIAYERQQMLAQLRDEVAQLSLSIAQKVIGAALDESKQRELVEKFIAEAGDLK; encoded by the coding sequence TTGGAAGCCCTTGGTCTTAATCTGAATTTCTGGATTGCGCAGGTTGTGAACTTTGTTGTCATTCTGGTTCTGCTGCGCATGTTCCTGTATCGTCCTATCTTGAATATGCTCGATCAGCGCCGCGAAAAAATCCGCGAAAGTTTGCAAGCGGCGGAAAAGGCGCGCGCTGAAGTGGTGGCGAGCCAGAAAGCATACGAAGAAGAACTGGCGAAAGCCCGCCGTGAAGCGCAAGAAATCATCGAACGTGCGCGCGAAGCCGCTGAACGTCAGCGCGCTGAAATTCTGGCGGAAGCACGCCAGGAAGCCGAGCAGTTGAAGAAGCGCGCACAAGAAGAAATCGCTTACGAACGCCAGCAAATGCTGGCCCAACTGCGCGACGAAGTGGCGCAACTGTCGCTCAGCATCGCGCAGAAGGTCATCGGTGCTGCGTTGGATGAATCCAAGCAGCGTGAGCTCGTCGAGAAGTTTATTGCAGAGGCAGGTGATCTGAAGTGA
- the atpE gene encoding ATP synthase F0 subunit C, with amino-acid sequence MDLQFLSAGLAIGLGAIGPGIGVGLLVMGALQAIGRNPEAANEIRTNMILGIAFAEAIAIYALVVALVLKFV; translated from the coding sequence ATGGATCTGCAATTTCTTTCGGCTGGTTTGGCGATTGGCTTGGGCGCGATTGGTCCCGGCATCGGCGTCGGTCTGCTGGTGATGGGGGCGCTGCAAGCCATTGGGCGCAACCCCGAAGCTGCCAACGAAATTCGTACCAACATGATTCTGGGTATTGCCTTCGCCGAAGCCATCGCGATTTACGCGCTCGTGGTTGCTTTGGTGCTCAAGTTCGTCTAA
- the lysX gene encoding lysine biosynthesis protein LysX — protein sequence MNHFAHPHIGILVGRMRVEEKLLVQEIERRGLTYELIYDNELILDTARADEWRRFDVILERCVSHSRALTALAFFEAIGVPTVNTHAVAEICGDKIRTSLALDRAGVPQPRWRVAFTPESALRAIEEMGYPVVLKPATGSWGRLMARVNDRYTAEAILEHKSTLGGVQHSIFYIQEYVEKPGRDIRAFVVGDETICAIERRSDHWITNTARGGSAGNFPVTPELHELCVRAARAVGGGVVAIDVFESARGLLVNEVNYTMEFRNSIAPTGVNIPARMIDYVVQVARRQTEPLGVSA from the coding sequence ATGAACCATTTTGCACATCCCCACATCGGCATTCTGGTTGGGCGCATGCGTGTGGAAGAAAAGTTGCTTGTGCAAGAAATTGAGCGCCGCGGCCTGACATACGAACTGATTTATGACAACGAACTCATCCTCGACACCGCGCGCGCCGATGAGTGGCGCCGCTTCGACGTCATCCTGGAACGGTGCGTCAGCCACTCCCGCGCCCTGACGGCGCTGGCGTTCTTTGAAGCCATTGGCGTGCCCACGGTGAACACGCACGCCGTCGCCGAAATCTGCGGCGACAAGATTCGCACCTCACTGGCGCTTGACCGCGCCGGCGTGCCACAGCCCCGCTGGCGCGTCGCCTTCACGCCCGAATCGGCGCTCCGAGCGATTGAAGAAATGGGCTACCCCGTAGTGCTCAAGCCCGCCACCGGTTCATGGGGGCGCTTGATGGCGCGTGTGAACGACCGCTACACCGCCGAGGCGATTCTGGAACACAAGAGCACCCTGGGCGGCGTGCAACATTCCATCTTCTACATTCAAGAATACGTCGAAAAGCCCGGTCGCGACATCCGCGCGTTCGTCGTGGGCGATGAAACGATTTGCGCCATCGAACGCCGTTCCGACCACTGGATTACCAACACCGCCCGCGGCGGTTCCGCCGGCAACTTCCCCGTGACGCCCGAACTGCACGAGTTGTGTGTGCGCGCCGCCCGCGCCGTGGGAGGCGGCGTGGTCGCTATTGACGTGTTCGAGAGTGCGCGCGGGTTGTTGGTGAACGAAGTGAACTACACCATGGAATTCCGCAACTCCATCGCACCCACAGGGGTGAACATTCCAGCCCGCATGATTGACTACGTGGTGCAGGTGGCGCGCAGGCAAACCGAACCGCTGGGGGTGAGCGCATGA